The Eurosta solidaginis isolate ZX-2024a chromosome 4, ASM4086904v1, whole genome shotgun sequence genome includes a window with the following:
- the LOC137248952 gene encoding uncharacterized protein isoform X2, with translation MRVTNMAGRKSRKNKYLPDFRSFEPVISRGPNQGLLNFNSWHAQVFIEILGTMLVEQDFIKLIFEPITQTYAKFVKRANRNIWSLSKSKHLVVRVKYRRHAQRLTELLGAILTKRQFITLVLKPIIKTYIDTYSNLVLGDTMYDDVCYNSNETINGSDWNCSLDAFSSMSYRKMKSWDDSITTTFHNSMSELLRPF, from the exons ATGCGAGTAACAAATATGGCTGGACGAAAAAGCC GCAAAAACAAATATTTGCCAGATTTTCGTAGTTTCGAACCCGTGATCAGTCGTGGACCGAATCAAGGCTTGTTGAATTTTAATTCATGGCACGCACAAGTGTTCATCGAAATATTGGGAACAATGCTGGTGGAACAGGATTTCATTAAGTTGATATTCGAGCCCATTACTCAGACTTATGCCAAATTTGTAAAAAGAG CCAATCGAAACATTTGGTCCTTGTCAAAAAGTAAACACCTTGTGGTGCGTGTCAAATATCGTCGTCATGCACAGCGTTTAACAGAATTATTGGGTGCTATTTTAACAAAACGGCAATTTATTACTTTAGTTTTAAAACCAATTATTAAAACGTACATAGATACGTATTCAAATCTTGTGTTAGGTGACACAATGTATGACGACGTTTGCTACAATAGTAATGAAACGATAAACGGCAGTGATTGGAATTGTAGTTTGGACGCATTCTCATCAATGTCATACAGAAAGATGAAGAGTTGGGATGATAGTATCACCACCACATTTCACAACTCAATGTCAGAGCTTTTAAGGCCGTTCTAA
- the LOC137248952 gene encoding uncharacterized protein isoform X1, whose protein sequence is MRVTNMAGRKSRKNKYLPDFRSFEPVISRGPNQGLLNFNSWHAQVFIEILGTMLVEQDFIKLIFEPITQTYAKFVKRVANRNIWSLSKSKHLVVRVKYRRHAQRLTELLGAILTKRQFITLVLKPIIKTYIDTYSNLVLGDTMYDDVCYNSNETINGSDWNCSLDAFSSMSYRKMKSWDDSITTTFHNSMSELLRPF, encoded by the exons ATGCGAGTAACAAATATGGCTGGACGAAAAAGCC GCAAAAACAAATATTTGCCAGATTTTCGTAGTTTCGAACCCGTGATCAGTCGTGGACCGAATCAAGGCTTGTTGAATTTTAATTCATGGCACGCACAAGTGTTCATCGAAATATTGGGAACAATGCTGGTGGAACAGGATTTCATTAAGTTGATATTCGAGCCCATTACTCAGACTTATGCCAAATTTGTAAAAAGAG TAGCCAATCGAAACATTTGGTCCTTGTCAAAAAGTAAACACCTTGTGGTGCGTGTCAAATATCGTCGTCATGCACAGCGTTTAACAGAATTATTGGGTGCTATTTTAACAAAACGGCAATTTATTACTTTAGTTTTAAAACCAATTATTAAAACGTACATAGATACGTATTCAAATCTTGTGTTAGGTGACACAATGTATGACGACGTTTGCTACAATAGTAATGAAACGATAAACGGCAGTGATTGGAATTGTAGTTTGGACGCATTCTCATCAATGTCATACAGAAAGATGAAGAGTTGGGATGATAGTATCACCACCACATTTCACAACTCAATGTCAGAGCTTTTAAGGCCGTTCTAA
- the LOC137247603 gene encoding uncharacterized protein, whose translation MSNFRKMFNSETNTGRANVAKATYGTLALLYIIHRLRKRSTKSSCPECGCQNCASSHAPAGETAVAGESEPATAAAAGEEAKTETHCDTEVWKHAIYGDKPDGNVNGGEKEVKEAQHVSYKTEKGVDLRTANMGNAGKK comes from the exons ATGTCGAACTTTCGTAAAATGTTCAATAGTGAGACTAACACAGGTCGTGCCAAT GTGGCCAAAGCGACTTACGGCACTTTAGCGCTGCTCTATATAATACATCGCTTGCGTAAACGTTCAACAAAATCTTCTTGTCCCGAATGTGGTTGCCAGAATTGCGCCAGTAGCCATGCACCAGCAGGAGAAACAGCAGTAGCAGGGGAATCAGAgccagcaacagcagcagcagcaggtgAAGAGGCCAAAACAGAAACACATTGTGATACTGAAGTTTGGAAGCACGCCATTTATGGGGATAAACCAGATGGAAATGTTAATGGTGGCGAAAAGGAAGTCAAAGAAGCGCAACATGTCAGTTATAAAACCGAAAAAGGTGTTGATCTAAGAACAGCAAATATGGGCAAtgctggaaagaaataa